One genomic segment of Rivularia sp. PCC 7116 includes these proteins:
- a CDS encoding zinc ribbon domain-containing protein → MDTATCPRCKQNVNSQAVTCPYCRTPLKAYGHPGIPLHRAQGDDYLCETCTYHLDDTCNYSKRPHATECTLYQNEAERNLELQEKNQKPDLNTSVNNWIRRNQSLLLIFGLLLICLLLVLSRS, encoded by the coding sequence GTGGACACTGCAACTTGCCCTCGCTGCAAACAAAACGTAAATTCTCAGGCTGTCACTTGCCCTTATTGTCGTACCCCGCTTAAAGCTTATGGACATCCCGGAATTCCATTACATCGCGCTCAAGGGGATGATTACCTTTGCGAAACTTGTACCTACCATCTTGATGACACTTGTAACTATTCCAAACGCCCCCACGCTACAGAATGTACTCTTTATCAAAATGAAGCAGAACGCAATTTAGAATTACAAGAGAAAAATCAAAAGCCCGATTTGAATACAAGCGTTAACAATTGGATAAGACGCAATCAAAGTTTATTACTCATATTTGGCTTGCTATTAATATGCCTCCTATTAGTTTTGTCACGCTCCTAG
- a CDS encoding GNAT family N-acetyltransferase, producing MNLARDIISKIFQQGLQADGCLLSVEIKCDRLLLKSISLAYKKPIFETFTEEITTYMYPRPAKNVTETASFIKNSLEGMKNEHELILVILKKNSQEFLGCAGIHRINTKHPEFGIWLKKAAHRQGYGLEAIAAMKNWCETHLESEYFTYPVDEENYPSRRIPEKLGGEIMRTYQKRNLSGRILNLVEYRIQGKVSSEQ from the coding sequence ATGAACTTAGCTAGAGACATAATCAGCAAAATTTTTCAACAAGGCTTGCAAGCAGATGGTTGTTTATTGAGTGTAGAAATAAAGTGCGATCGCCTGCTTTTAAAATCTATATCATTAGCATATAAAAAACCAATATTTGAGACTTTTACAGAAGAGATTACAACTTATATGTACCCTCGTCCGGCAAAAAATGTTACCGAGACAGCATCATTTATCAAAAATTCTCTGGAAGGGATGAAAAATGAACACGAGTTGATACTGGTAATCTTAAAGAAAAATTCCCAGGAATTCTTAGGCTGTGCTGGAATCCATCGCATTAACACCAAGCACCCAGAATTTGGTATTTGGTTGAAAAAAGCAGCCCATCGCCAAGGTTACGGATTAGAAGCGATAGCAGCGATGAAAAACTGGTGTGAAACCCATCTAGAAAGCGAATATTTTACTTACCCAGTCGATGAAGAAAATTATCCCAGCCGGAGGATACCAGAAAAATTGGGCGGGGAAATTATGAGGACTTATCAAAAGAGAAATTTGAGCGGTAGGATTTTGAATCTAGTTGAATACAGAATACAGGGAAAAGTTAGCAGTGAGCAGTGA
- a CDS encoding tellurite resistance TerB family protein has translation MSLFDRASSSQSRVKNALSPAEALASIALIAVAPDGNLSSKQTHDIHEALSSLKLLCSYSTEDMQSMFDVLSGIIRHEGVNNLFDSAKDSLSEELRETAFAVATDLILVDGILVEEQDFLVELYQALRIRGEIGQKIIEVMFIKNRG, from the coding sequence ATGAGTCTATTTGATAGAGCATCCAGTTCTCAAAGTAGAGTAAAAAATGCACTCAGTCCAGCAGAAGCTCTTGCTTCTATCGCCCTAATAGCAGTTGCTCCAGATGGCAACCTTTCAAGCAAACAGACACACGACATTCATGAAGCATTGTCTAGTCTAAAGCTGTTGTGCAGCTACTCTACAGAGGACATGCAATCGATGTTTGATGTCTTGTCTGGTATTATTAGACACGAGGGCGTAAACAACTTATTTGATTCGGCGAAAGATTCTCTTTCGGAAGAATTGAGGGAGACGGCTTTTGCGGTAGCTACCGACTTAATTTTGGTAGATGGCATTCTTGTTGAAGAGCAAGACTTTTTAGTTGAGTTGTATCAAGCCTTGCGTATTCGCGGCGAAATTGGTCAAAAAATTATCGAAGTAATGTTTATTAAGAATCGGGGATAG